In Corylus avellana chromosome ca8, CavTom2PMs-1.0, the genomic stretch AGCCTAATTGTTTTCATTAAAAATCCAAAACCCTTATTAGACTAATAAGAGctcatatattttgtttttgtaagatAATAAGAGCTCACTTATTTGGTACATAAGTTGGACTGGAGTAGGCCTGATCccaaaataatatcataattCAAGattatttaaagaaatatatatatttttttttttgaaaaaaagatcaTCTTTCCCGTGTGggcaatatttaattaaaatgaacaCAACGTGCTATTATTCATTGTCCTAATATAGTAATATCACAAGTCGAATCAGTAAGTatacagaggaaaaaaaaaaaaaaaaaaaactcatgctTTGAAGAAGGGAAAttataaggggaaaaaaaaaatgatcgcaatatttaattaaaatggacacAATGTTAATACTTTGTGTTAAAAAGGCTATTGCATAGGGATTGACCGTTTAAAAGGATGAAATactaaatttaaccaaaatctTTCGAAATAACCATTAAAAATCAGATTTGTACTTTATAAAACtgacattaaaaataaaaaaaactaaagatttcctgttatttattattgatagactttttgtttttattttttatttttttctatggtTAGttacttagttttttttttttttttttttttacggattaataattataaatgataaatttagtTTTTCAATTGTAAAAGTGAGGGTATTTTCGAAGATTTTAgtcaaatttgatttttctattcACTTTAATTATTATCGGAGTGGCCTTTTTGTCACAAGTGTGTCTAAGTGACAAACTTATTGGTTcatgagactttttttttttttttttttttgaaaataactaGTAATTCAAAGGACTTTAACCCAAAATTATAATTGTCAATTCACGATCGGAATTGGCAGCATTTTTATGCCTGATTGCAAGTGCTCGGGCAACAAATTTGGATTTGTTTGACACGcttcacaaatttaatacaaaattatggattataaataaatagtctaacatatttaattaaatgtgtcatATAAGActtgacctatataattttatctcTATGCTTTAATACTATTTAAACCTATCGGTCGTTATTTAAGGTTAATACTTTTCAGTATCGACtgtttcaaagaaaaaaatttcaatatccACCAAACACAAATAGTGAGCTATAATTGAAGAGGTCTTGTcaatgtcaatttaattaaatagatgaaattaaattaacttatataattttatataaatcgGCGAACACAAATGGTTAATTCTACTGAATTGCCCACGAGCAGCCATCCCGGGATCGGCGGGATGTActcaatttgtttctttttttattaaattgttgTTGTAGAGAAGAACTCACGGTACTCGCCTACGAAGCGACCAACAAATTAAATTCTCGAAAGCAAAATGGCCACCGTCGAAACACCACTGCTATTGGACACCGTCGGTGGTGTTGTCGACTACAAAGGCCGTCCGGTCCTCCGATCAAACACTAGCGGTTGGAGGTCCGCATCTTTCATCATCGGTAAGTTAACAACAGGCCCACCGGCCCCATGCATGCATGAGCATATGTAAATGAGGAATGAAAATTTTACTACTTTTGATTGTCATAGGTGTGGAAGTGGCGGAGCGGTTTGCGTTTAATGGGATCAGCTGCAACCTTATAACATATTTGACGGGGCCGCTGGGGCAGTCAACGGCCACAGCGGCCGAGAACGTCAACGTGTGGATCGGCACGGCGGCGCTGCTTCCTCTTTTGGGTTCGTTTGTGGCCGATTCATTTCTGGGCCGCTACCGCACTATTGTCATTGCTTCTCTCATCTACATCCTCGTAATGttcacccctctctctctctctctctctctctcaattaaGTTGCTGCTAtacaagaaaattgaaaatttctcTGCTAATCTAtctttgaattgaaaaacaggGACTGGGGTTGTTGACTCTGTCGGCTATGCTTCCTTCTCTAAGCACTTCTTCTGACAACTTAGACACCAAAATCGTACTGGGTTCTTCAAATCAGCTCCAAGAAATCTTATTCTTTGCATCTCTGTATATAGTAGCTGTTGGGCAGGGGGGGTTCAAGCCTTGTGTTCAGGCTTTTGGGGCGGATCAGTTTGATGGGCAAGATCCAGACGAGTGCAGAGCCAAAAGCTCATTCTTCAATTGGTGGTTCTTTGGTGTATGTGCGGGTGCCGCAGTAACAACAGCGATAATGAGCTATATACAAGACAACCTTAGCTGGGGCCTAGGATTTGGAATACCCTGTATTGTGATGATCTTTGCTTTGGGCGTCTTTTTGATTGGCACTAGGACTTATCGGTATAGTGAGAAAGGGAAGGAGAAAAGCGCATTTGTGAGAATTGGTCGTGTTTTTGTTGCCGCACTGAAGAACAACTGGCGGACCACCCCTTCCACTGTAGCTACTGAAGGGGAGGAAGTTTGTAGAGCCCTCCCGCACCATAATAGCTCCCAACAATTCAAGTAAGATAACTATTTAATCAAACGGGGATATAAACTCCAGTTGTAGAGCGATTTTGATCCTCTATGCATGTTGCAGGTTCCTCAACAACGCCTTGCTGTCTTCAGATGCTTCAAAAGAAGAAGGCGAGGTTTGTACCGTCAATGAGGTTGAAGAAGCAAAGGCAGCTCTTAGGCTTGTTCCAATTTGGGCAACGAGTTTGGGATACAGCATTGTGTATGCACAAACCTCAACTTTCTTTACAAAACAAGGGGCTACCATGGACAGAACAATTTTCTCGGACTTTGACATACCAGCTGCTGCACTACAATGCTTTATTGAACTAACCATTGTACTCTTCATTCCAGTATATGATTGCATGTTTGTTCCTATAACAAGAGCTTTCACCAGGAAGCCTAATGGCATCACGATGTTGCAGAGAATTGGAACTGGGATGGTTATATCTATCATCAGCATGGTTGTTGCAGCTCTAATTGAGATGAAAAGGCTCAAAACAGCTCAAGAGTATGGGCTGGTTGATATGCCGGATGTGACCATTCCAATGAGTATTTGGTGGTTAGTTCCTCAATATGTTTTGTGTGGAATTGCTAATGCTTTCACCTTGGTTGGTCAACAAGAATTCTTCTATGATCAGGTCCCAGTTGAACTGAGGAGTGTGGGTATCGCCCTCTATCTCTGTACTATTGGTGTTGGGAGTTTTTTAAGCAGCTTTCTTGTTTCCATAATTGAGGAAGCAACTAGCAAGGATGGCCAAAATAGTTGGTTTGCTGATAATCTGAACAAGGCACATCTTGACTATTTTTATTTGGTGCTTGCTGGAATCAGTGTAGTTGCATTCGTTGCATACTTGTATTTTGCAAGATCTTACATTTATAATAGGCAAAGTACAAGGTGAATACAAATTCCCTTGTTGTAAGTGCATTGTTATAATAGTTTAGAAACCATGTTAGAATGGTTTCAatgatatgttaaaaaaatcttcaaaaaaaatgaaagctgCTATACTTAATACAAGATGAATATTACATATTATTCTCTCAACcccattttttatatttttttcctaagaGCTTCTCTTCGTTTattcatcttctctttttccatGAATGCGTTTTCTGAAAGTATAGCAATGTCAATGTGATTGATATCCAAACAGAGgaaatttattgtatttttttttaaaaaaaaaaaaaagaaaaaaagtagagaGTCTTCGTTACAATATAATAGCATTATTAGTACAACAGCGTTGTAAGGTTTTGTAGTCTCGTGTTTGGTGGTAGGAGAGaagaaaattattacaaaaagtaTAATGATattatttcaatcattttttcgTCGTAGGGGGCAATAATTCAACCTTGTCAATCAGCTCGATCAAACGTAATaacaaaacagggaaaaaagAGTTGTGTACGAAATATATTTAATTACCTTACTTGTGGCGTATGGTTGGTGTTTGAAAAACTTCGTAAAAGGTATATTCAAAGTTGATGACTTTTACAATTATATtggtgtaatatatatacaacttgaCATAAGACACAGCTAACCCTAAAATCAGAATCTGCAATAAATCAATCTACTACAAGGAAAAGGAGATCTTCTCATTGGCTAGCTTGGTCTCCAAGTCTTTCAATTCTTgagcttctttccttttacaAATGATTTGATTACAGCCAATTGATACTCTCAAACCTACTTTACATGCTGTCATAGGAGGTTGAGGAATATAGAGAATCTTTCCATATTGAGTTTCAGCTTTCCTATAACTGTGAGATTGCTTTGAACGCctatctgcgctcgatcgcatcaggcctgcgatcgatcgcagattaccCTGATTCTCAACTGgagcttctggtactgcgaccaatcctgcgatcgatcgcagattaccCTGATTCTCAACTAAagcttctggtactgcgatcgatcgcactcgaccTGTGCTCGATCCCCTGAGAGCATTACATGCTTTAACACCCCCCCGCAAGTTGATGGGGGGAGAAACCACCAACAACTTGTTCTTAAGACTGAGGAAACGCGCTGAGGGCAAACCTTTAGTAAAAATATCAGCAATTTGATCATGTGTGGAGATGAACTTCATCAAGATATCACTATTGAGGACCTTCTCTCTAACAAAGTCATAATCtacctcaatgtgtttagttcGAGCATGGAACACAGGATTGGATGCCAAGGCTAATGCTCCAATATTACCACACCACAAGACTAAAGGTACTGTAAGACAAATTCTGAGTTCTTTGAACAACATTCGTATCTAAAACAATTATGCAGCAGTGATGGAAAGTGAGCGGTATTCAGCTTCAGTGCTTGACCTTGAGACTACTGCTTGCTTCTTGGCACTCCAAGCTATTAGACATTCTCCCAAGAATACAGCAAACCCTGTGGTAGATCGGCGATCATCCGGACATCCTGCCCAATCAGAGTCACAAAAAGCATTAAGTTGGAGATTGCCCTTGATGTAGTAAAGTCCATGATCAGGTGTGCCTTGGAGATATCGCAGTACTCGTTTGGCAGCAGTCCAGTGAGTGGATGATGGTGCATGCATATGTTGACAAAATTGGTTGGCTGAATAGGCTATTTCTGGTATGGTAAGTGTGCAATACTATAGTGCCCCAACGACTTGTCTATAAGGGGTAGGATCAAACAATGTTTCACCATCTAATCTGGAGAGTTTGGATCTAGAGGTGCAGGGAGATTTTGAGGGTTTGGCTCCACTCATTTGTGTCTTGTGCAGTAACTCTGTGATGTACTTGGTCTGACAGATGTGTAGACCAGATGCATCTCTGGTAACCTGTATACCAAGGAAGTAACTCAAAGGACCAAGGTCTTTTAGTGGAAATTCAGATTGTAGTTTAACAATAATATCAGTGATCATATAAGGATGAGTGCCTGTGATGataatatcatccacataaaccAACATGTAAATCTGAATCTGACCATGAAGATAGAGAAATAAAGATGTATCAACCAGAGAGCCGTGAAAGCCTAGCTCAAGCAAAAAGGTAGAGAGCCGAGTATACCAAGCTCTGGGTGCTTGCTTGAGGCCATAAATGGCCTTGTGTAGTTTGCATACCTGATCAGGATGTGACTTGTCTATAAACCCTGGGGGTTGTTCCGTGAAAACATCTTCACTTAGATGACCCTGCAAGAAGGCATTTGAGGCATCTAGTTGCCGAATGACCCAGTAAAAATGTACAGCAAGGGTAAGGACAACTCGAATGGTTGAAGGTTTGATCACTGGATTAAAAGTCTCTGTATAGTCTATGCTACTTTGCTGATCAAAGCTCTTAGCTACGAGCCTAGCTTTGAACCTTTCCACTGTGCCATCAGCCTTTCTCTTAatcttgaacacccatttgttttGTATTACATTGTGGTGGAAAGGTCTTGGACAGAGAGTCCATGTTTCATTCTTGATCAAGGCATCATACTCTTGTTGCATTGCTTCCATCCATCTAGAATCAGTGGCAGCTTGCTTATAGGTGCCTGGTTCACATTCAGAGACACTAGTATGGTAGAGCTGAAAGTCTGGGAAAGCTTTGGGTTGTAGTGAGCCTGTTCTAGACCTAGTTATCATGGAGTTGGTGGGTAGTAAATGAGGTGATGCTATAGGGAGGACATGTGGTGATCCTATAAGTGGGGCAATGGGATTGTTAGCTGAATGGGGTGTGGAACTAGAAGTGAGGGCTGAACTAGGTGATGAACTTGGGGGTGAAATAGGCTCAGAAAGGAAGGTAGCTGCATTAGGATTAGTACAAACAGGTAATTCACTAGgtaatgaaaaaggaatagagagagagaaatgagctTCACCTTGAGCATTTATCTTGGATGGAAGGTGTGTAGTAGCTTAATCCTTGGCAAGGAAAGAATCTTCATCAAATATGACATGTCTAGACAAATAAGCTTTGTTAGTGATAGGATCCAAACACTTAAAGCCAGAATAGTTATATCCTAGGAAAATGCACAGTTTGGACCTATACTCTAACTTGTGCAAACCATAGGGTCGAAGAAGTGGATATCAAAGACAACCAAACACCCTAAGTCTTTCATAATCAGGTTCTCTATGATAAAGCTTGGAATAGGGTGACTTGTGATCTAAAGTAGGAGTGGGTAACCTATTAATGATATAGACAGTAGTGAGAAAAGCATCAACCCAGTATTTATTGGACAGGTGAGAGTGAGCTAGAAGTGTGAGTCCGGTTTCAAGTATGTGTCTCAGTTTGCATTTTGCAAgtccattttgttgagatgtaTACGGGCAAGTTTTTCTATGAACTATGCCATGACTTCTACTCATGTATCTATTCAACCTCTAGAGCTCATTCATACTGACATTTGGACCTCTCTAGTGCAGTCCATTAGTGGCTATAAATATCATGTTATCTTTGTTGATGATTACTCACGTTTCACCTGGATTTACCCCTTACATAACAAATCTgaaatgtttgaaaattttgttaagttTAAGCTTCTCGCAGAAAATCAATTCTCCtctaaaattaaacaaattcaatCCGATGACCTAACCTAAAATGTCCCACTAGAGTGGTGGTTCTTATTCCTATCAAAGCTGTAAAAGTCTTGGTGCCTTTGAGAAGATTCCTTCCTAGCTGAAGTGGATATAGGCCATTTTCACTCCTCCCCTCCAAGAGTGTTGCATGGGTCAGCAGGTCCTTGATATAATAATGAGAAGAGTTTAGGATAAAATAGCAAGAATTGTCATGGCAAAACTTTTGTATAGAAATCAGATTAGTAGAAGCTTTGGGACAATGCGGTATATTTTTGAGTTGAAATGAAGAAGTAGAGAGTGTAAGAGAGTTAAACCAGTGTTCTCTATTTGTAGACCAGTCCCATTGCCTACTGCCACCTCCTCTGTTTGTTGGAAGGGCTGCTGAATCTGTAGGTTCTCTAGCTGATTAGTAATGTGGGCGTTGGCTCCACTATCCATCAGCCATTGTTGCTCTTCATAGGCAGAATTGGTGTGGGCAACCATTGCTGCCAGTTGTGTTGGTGGATTTCTACCTTGAAAGGAATAGTCCATCCTATGGTAACAGTCCATGACTAGATGGTTTAACCTACCACAAATCTGGCATGAGCCTCTTGAGCCATGAGAAAAGTTGCTACCTTATTGCAGAGGATTTTGGGGTTGGGGTCGTTGTTTGTTAAAGGAGTTCCCTTGATTGTGTGTAGGGAGCCACAGTTGGTGAAGGGGGAATGACCTTGAGGAGGTCCTCTATTATATTGTGATGGCCCACGGTTGTATTGTTGAAAAGATGATCTTGGTGTGGAGAACCCATGAGTATtccttggaaaaaaaaatttctgtggAAATATGGATTGCATAGGAGGCCTTCCTCTGTACCGTTGGAAGGGTCTGCTTGCTGTGAGTGCAAAGGTGGACTGATCTGGAGTGTGGTTTTGGTGTTGGTTCAGCAACATCTCATGACTAATTAGTTCATCTTGAAAATCTTCATAGCTAAACTCATTAGCTCTAGGTTGTGATAAAGTGAGTAAAGTTGGAATTCAATCCATTAAGGATAGAAGAGATTAACTCTTCATCAGAGATAGGGTTACCTACAGCTCCAAGTTGACCTGCAATGAGTTTTGCAGATTGCATATAATCTGAACATGACTTGGGTCCTTGTGATAGACTTTGGAGTTGCTTTTTGAGATTTGAAATTCTGGATTTGGATTTTGAGGCAAACTTAATGGCAAGGGCTGTCCACGCCTAGTTCGATGTGTTGAGACCATAGACCGTGGCTAGTACCTTTTCTGAAAGAGAGGCTTTTATGACACAAAGCAGGTATTGATCCTTCTTGTTCCAGGTAAGGTATTATGGATTGAGTATCTCCTTTCCTTGATCATTTGTAGTCATCTTTGGAGGACATTTTTCTGAGCCATCGATTATGCCCATAAGATCATAGGTGCGCAGAATAGGGTGTATCTGCGTTACCCAGTTGGTATAATTCCCAGCTTCAAGCTTGATAAGGGAGTTTAGTGTGGTATTTGGTGGTATGAATGAGGATTCAGTGTTTTAGGCCATTGGAAATAGAAAACAAAGCGTTTGGAATTGGCGTTAGCCTAgtgtggctctgataccatgaaaaactTTGTAAAAGGTATATTCAAAGTTGATGACTTTTACAATTACATtggtataatatatatacaacttaacATAAGACACAACTAACCCTAAAATCAGAATCTGTAATAAATCAATTTACTACAAGGAAAAGGAGATCTTCTCATTGGCTAGCTTGGTCTCCAAGTCTTTCAATTCATGAGCCTCTTTCCTTTTACAAACGATTTGATTACAGCCAGTTGATACTCCCAAACTTACTTTACATGCTGTCATAGGAGGTTAAGGAATATAGAGAATCTTTCCATATTGAGTTTCAGCTTCCCTACAACTGTGAGATTGCTTTGAACGCctatctgcgctcgatcgcatcaggcctgcgatcgattgcagatTACCCTGATTCTCAACTGgagcttctggtactgcgaccgatcctacgatcgatcgcattcgacctgcgctcgatcccctGAGAGCATTACATGCTTTAACAATTACTGTCAAAGAAGAAATGGCCATCTATATGATCGAGGCCCTAACTGCTATTAGACACCGTCGATGGTGTCATTGACTACAAAGGCCGTCTAGTCCTCCAATCCAGCTTCGGCAGTTGGAGATCCTCATCTTTTATCATAGGTAACACTCATACCGAATCCaacgtgatttttttatttttttttatttttttagcatgaCTATTAGTACTCtttaaaaaatggtaaaaagtAAGGGAAAGATATTTTTTAGCGTCacaaattattagttattttcattttagctttttaatgttcaaaaagtgataaagtagccttaCAAACTACCAAATAGTTGCAATTTGGCAAATCCGTTAGTCAACACTGTCAAATTGAATGGAAAATGCacaacgacatcgttttggcaaggttaagttactaaaatgccattttgaaaaaa encodes the following:
- the LOC132189451 gene encoding protein NRT1/ PTR FAMILY 5.10-like; amino-acid sequence: MATVETPLLLDTVGGVVDYKGRPVLRSNTSGWRSASFIIGVEVAERFAFNGISCNLITYLTGPLGQSTATAAENVNVWIGTAALLPLLGSFVADSFLGRYRTIVIASLIYILGLGLLTLSAMLPSLSTSSDNLDTKIVLGSSNQLQEILFFASLYIVAVGQGGFKPCVQAFGADQFDGQDPDECRAKSSFFNWWFFGVCAGAAVTTAIMSYIQDNLSWGLGFGIPCIVMIFALGVFLIGTRTYRYSEKGKEKSAFVRIGRVFVAALKNNWRTTPSTVATEGEEVCRALPHHNSSQQFKFLNNALLSSDASKEEGEVCTVNEVEEAKAALRLVPIWATSLGYSIVYAQTSTFFTKQGATMDRTIFSDFDIPAAALQCFIELTIVLFIPVYDCMFVPITRAFTRKPNGITMLQRIGTGMVISIISMVVAALIEMKRLKTAQEYGLVDMPDVTIPMSIWWLVPQYVLCGIANAFTLVGQQEFFYDQVPVELRSVGIALYLCTIGVGSFLSSFLVSIIEEATSKDGQNSWFADNLNKAHLDYFYLVLAGISVVAFVAYLYFARSYIYNRQSTR